Proteins encoded together in one Miscanthus floridulus cultivar M001 chromosome 16, ASM1932011v1, whole genome shotgun sequence window:
- the LOC136513880 gene encoding uncharacterized protein isoform X1 has protein sequence MLPTPPLARVSVIDPHIRPRGAAPAKPLVVDLHSMPSASPPSVGDAEEDEEHLLVVGGRWIKKHPDDGQGVCTPRSRKVYMQDELKGVRHLLNQNLKLKRQCKKGRWWITESPGVAGGMVLLEIISP, from the exons ATGCTACCAACACCACCCCTAGCAAGGGTCTCCGTTATCGATCCACACATCAGGCCCCGCGGTGCTGCCCCTGCAAAGCCGCTCGTCGTCGATCTGCACAGCATGCCATCGGCATCGCCCCCAAG TGTTGGTGACGCCGAGGAGGATGAGGAGCACCTACTGGTAGTTGGTGGCCGATGGATTAAAAAACATCCGGATGATGGACAGGGAGTCTGCACTCCGAGGTCAAGAAAA GTATATATGCAGGATGAGCTAAAGGGGGTTCGTCACCTGTTGAATCAGAACCTCAAGCTCAAGAGGCAGTGCAAGAAG ggacgttggtggatcacggagtcgccgggagttgctggaggaatggtgcttttggagatcatatcgccatga
- the LOC136513880 gene encoding uncharacterized protein isoform X2, translated as MLPTPPLARVSVIDPHIRPRGAAPAKPLVVDLHSMPSASPPSVGDAEEDEEHLLVVGGRWIKKHPDDGQGVCTPRSRKVYMQDELKGVRHLLNQNLKLKRQCKKAKKLYELAIRLEFGFLGVAVAL; from the exons ATGCTACCAACACCACCCCTAGCAAGGGTCTCCGTTATCGATCCACACATCAGGCCCCGCGGTGCTGCCCCTGCAAAGCCGCTCGTCGTCGATCTGCACAGCATGCCATCGGCATCGCCCCCAAG TGTTGGTGACGCCGAGGAGGATGAGGAGCACCTACTGGTAGTTGGTGGCCGATGGATTAAAAAACATCCGGATGATGGACAGGGAGTCTGCACTCCGAGGTCAAGAAAA GTATATATGCAGGATGAGCTAAAGGGGGTTCGTCACCTGTTGAATCAGAACCTCAAGCTCAAGAGGCAGTGCAAGAAG GCAAAAAAGCTCTATGAATTGGCTATTCGTCTGGAAtttggatttcttggagttgCTGTTGCTTTATAA
- the LOC136513227 gene encoding protein phosphatase 2C 51-like: protein MGETSAARDEGGPAVCKAVSGGDVDGKGGASARRRRRRRLELRRLAEGPVPAKRIRSGSDRSSSPNSSLETATAGCWPSRLSHGAVSVIGRRREMEDAFAVALSFLASDPSSAGAKDDGEREQEHDFFAVYDGHGGARVAEACRERMHVVLAEEVGRRRGVGNDLRWEEAMAACFARVDGEVTGGFAPPPKPPPQAAADDDDAGAGNLPYRTVGSTAVVAVVGQRRIVVANCGDSRAVLSRGGVAVPLSTDHKADRPDEMQRVEAAGGRVINWNGYRVLGVLATSRSIGDYYLKPYVSAEPEVTVVERTEQDEFLILASDGLWDVVSNELACKIARNCLSGRAASKFPESVAGRTAADAAALLTELAMSRSSRDNISVIVVELQRLKTNNHVC from the exons ATGGGGGAGACAAGCGCCGCCAGAGATGAGGGGGGCCCCGCCGTGTGCAAGGCTGTGTCGGGCGGGGACGTGGACGGGAAAGGCGGCGCGTCcgcgcgacgccgccgccgccgccgcctcgagcTCCGCCGGCTCGCGGAGGGGCCCGTGCCGGCGAAGAGGATCCGGTCGGGTTCGGACAGATCGTCGTCCCCCAACTCGTCGCTGGAGACGGCGACGGCGGGGTGCTGGCCGTCGCGCCTGTCGCACGGCGCCGTGTCGGTGATCGGCCGGCGGAGGGAGATGGAGGACGCGTTCGCCGTCGCGCTCTCGTTCCTGGCCTCGGACCCGTCGTCGGCGGGCGCCAAGGACGACGGTGAGCGAGAGCAGGAGCATGACTTCTTCGCGGTGTACGACGGCCACGGCGGCGCGCGGGTGGCGGAGGCGTGCCGGGAGCGGATGCACGTGGTGCTGGCCGAGGAGGTCGGCCGGCGCCGCGGCGTCGGCAACGACCTTCGCTGGGAGGAGGCCATGGCGGCCTGCTTCGCCCGGGtggacggcgaggtcaccggcggcTTCGCGCCCCCGCCCAAACCGCCGCCGCAGGCGGccgcggacgacgacgacgccggcGCAGGCAACCTGCCCTACCGCACCGTCGGATCCACCGCCGTGGTCGCTGTCGTGGGCCAGCGCCGCATCGTCGTCGCCAACTGCGGCGACTCCCGCGCCGTCCTCTCCCGCGGCGGCGTCGCCGTGCCGCTCTCCACCGATCACAAG GCGGATCGTCCGGACGAGATGCAGAGGGTGGAAGCAGCCGGCGGCAGAGTCATCAACTGGAACGGCTATCGCGTCCTGGGAGTCCTGGCAACTTCTAGGTCCATCG GCGACTACTACCTGAAGCCGTACGTGAGCGCGGAGCCGGAGGTGACGGTGGTGGAGCGGACGGAGCAGGACGAGTTCCTCATACTGGCCAGCGACGGGCTGTGGGACGTGGTCTCCAACGAGCTGGCGTGCAAGATCGCCAGGAACTGCCTCAGCGGCCGGGCGGCCTCCAAGTTTCCCGAGTCCGTCGCCGGACGCACCGCCGCGGACGCCGCCGCGCTGCTCACGGAGCTGGCCATGTCACGCAGCAGCAGGGACAACATCAGCGTCATCGTGGTCGAGCTGCAGCGGCTCAAGACAAACAACCATGTTTGCTGA
- the LOC136513880 gene encoding uncharacterized protein isoform X3 — protein sequence MLPTPPLARVSVIDPHIRPRGAAPAKPLVVDLHSMPSASPPSVGDAEEDEEHLLVVGGRWIKKHPDDGQGVCTPRSRKVYMQDELKGVRHLLNQNLKLKRQCKKVIGGRLS from the exons ATGCTACCAACACCACCCCTAGCAAGGGTCTCCGTTATCGATCCACACATCAGGCCCCGCGGTGCTGCCCCTGCAAAGCCGCTCGTCGTCGATCTGCACAGCATGCCATCGGCATCGCCCCCAAG TGTTGGTGACGCCGAGGAGGATGAGGAGCACCTACTGGTAGTTGGTGGCCGATGGATTAAAAAACATCCGGATGATGGACAGGGAGTCTGCACTCCGAGGTCAAGAAAA GTATATATGCAGGATGAGCTAAAGGGGGTTCGTCACCTGTTGAATCAGAACCTCAAGCTCAAGAGGCAGTGCAAGAAG gtgataggtggacgcttgagctga